In Nocardia asteroides, a single genomic region encodes these proteins:
- a CDS encoding nitric oxide reductase activation protein NorD — MNPRALERGCALTAVAFSARRRANARLLTGAHRGFGLNAAGTIVQVPYPPAPGWTRTTLTCGVALQCAPSKDALARYALHELSPRERGALSLIEGGVAAGWIADRLPGLIPELRLRLPDLPFEPDLDVPAMLERADRLARSRTPLPAHPLLGTLPLSAPGRSALAAAVHRTYGRMPWTSRRSDAKRVLSVPVGGDGGARTSTLPPPSHPDNEDLDIRADRRAGIPYPEWNMWTESFLPDHVAVLEHTDPARGGPARPVDADLRRWFEQRTHRALRGGLPDGADLDVDRYVAHRLDALGGPVPEPRVFRDLLPTTRDVTTAVLLDGSSSLGSNGGRAFRLELACADALSRAMALAGERHGLFVFTGNTRHRVEVRCLRDFDDRRSVDPGGLGLLAGGYTRLGAPLRHLTHRLAERHAERRLLLVIGDGLMSDEGYEGRYAWADVAHAVTEADEAGITVYYIGVGPVRVDPLPEVFGPRRSCRIHRVEQLPPVLGAVHRALVAA, encoded by the coding sequence GTGAACCCCCGCGCGCTGGAGCGCGGCTGCGCGCTGACCGCGGTCGCCTTCTCCGCGCGCCGCCGCGCGAATGCCCGCCTGCTCACCGGCGCGCACCGCGGCTTCGGGCTGAACGCGGCGGGCACCATCGTCCAGGTGCCCTACCCGCCCGCCCCCGGTTGGACCCGCACCACCCTGACCTGCGGCGTCGCCCTGCAGTGCGCGCCGTCCAAGGACGCACTCGCCCGCTACGCCCTGCACGAGCTCTCCCCCCGCGAACGCGGCGCGCTCTCCCTGATCGAGGGCGGTGTCGCGGCGGGCTGGATCGCCGACCGGCTCCCCGGCCTGATCCCGGAGCTGCGGCTGCGCCTGCCCGACCTCCCCTTCGAACCCGACCTCGACGTCCCCGCCATGCTGGAGCGCGCCGACCGCCTCGCCCGCTCCCGCACCCCCCTCCCCGCCCATCCCCTGCTCGGCACCCTCCCGCTGAGCGCCCCCGGCCGCAGCGCCCTCGCCGCGGCGGTGCACCGCACCTACGGCCGCATGCCGTGGACCAGCAGGCGCAGCGACGCGAAGCGCGTGCTCTCGGTCCCGGTCGGCGGCGACGGCGGCGCCCGCACCAGCACCCTGCCGCCCCCGAGCCACCCGGACAACGAGGACCTCGACATCCGCGCCGACCGGCGCGCAGGCATCCCGTACCCGGAGTGGAACATGTGGACCGAGAGCTTCCTCCCGGACCACGTCGCGGTCCTCGAACACACCGACCCCGCGCGCGGCGGACCGGCCCGACCGGTCGATGCCGACCTGCGGCGCTGGTTCGAGCAGCGCACCCACCGCGCCCTGCGCGGCGGGCTCCCCGACGGCGCCGACCTGGACGTGGACCGCTATGTCGCGCACCGCCTGGACGCGCTCGGCGGCCCGGTGCCGGAGCCGCGGGTCTTCCGCGACCTGCTGCCCACGACCCGCGATGTCACCACTGCGGTGCTGCTCGACGGCAGCTCCTCGCTCGGCAGCAACGGCGGCCGCGCCTTCCGGCTCGAACTCGCCTGCGCCGACGCGCTCTCCCGCGCCATGGCGCTGGCAGGCGAGCGGCACGGCCTCTTCGTCTTCACCGGCAACACCAGGCACCGGGTGGAGGTGCGCTGTCTCAGGGACTTCGACGACCGGCGCTCCGTCGACCCGGGCGGGCTCGGGCTGCTGGCAGGCGGCTACACCCGGCTCGGCGCGCCGCTGCGGCACCTGACGCACCGGCTCGCCGAACGCCACGCCGAGCGCAGGCTGCTGCTGGTGATCGGCGACGGCCTGATGTCCGACGAGGGCTACGAGGGCCGCTACGCCTGGGCCGATGTGGCGCACGCGGTCACCGAGGCGGACGAGGCCGGGATCACCGTCTACTACATCGGCGTCGGCCCGGTCCGCGTCGATCCGCTGCCCGAGGTGTTCGGGCCGCGCCGGTCCTGCCGGATCCACCGGGTCGAGCAGCTCCCCCCGGTGCTCGGTGCCGTGCACCGGGCCCTGGTCGCCGCCTGA
- a CDS encoding CbbQ/NirQ/NorQ/GpvN family protein, with protein MRDLYHATGDEVRLFEQAHRQRLPVMLTGPTGCGKTRLVEHMGALLGRPVLTISCHDDLTSADLVGRFLVAGGDVVWQDGPLTRAVRTGAICYLDEVVEARHDSLAVLHSLTDHRRTLYLDRSGEELTAPPEFQLVCSYNPAYRSSLKELKPSFRQRFVTLGLDYLPPEHEIAVIATESGVDTAVAGRLVGCAGMIRQADEAFHFEPPSTRVLVTAARMIAAGADELAAVQAAVLAPLSGDGALSDGLREIAAAALLPHPATERTAP; from the coding sequence GTGCGAGATCTCTACCACGCCACCGGCGACGAGGTGCGGCTGTTCGAACAGGCGCACCGGCAACGACTTCCGGTCATGCTGACCGGCCCGACGGGCTGCGGCAAGACCCGCCTGGTCGAGCACATGGGCGCGCTGCTCGGCCGCCCGGTGCTCACCATCAGTTGCCACGACGACCTGACCAGCGCCGACCTGGTCGGCCGGTTCCTGGTCGCCGGCGGCGACGTGGTCTGGCAGGACGGCCCGCTCACCCGCGCCGTGCGCACGGGTGCCATCTGCTACCTGGACGAGGTGGTCGAGGCCCGCCACGACTCGCTGGCCGTGCTGCACTCGCTCACCGACCACCGCCGCACCCTCTACCTGGACCGCTCCGGCGAAGAGCTCACCGCGCCACCGGAATTCCAGCTGGTCTGCTCCTACAACCCCGCCTACCGCAGCTCGCTCAAGGAACTCAAGCCCTCGTTCCGGCAGCGCTTCGTCACGCTCGGGCTGGACTACCTGCCGCCCGAGCACGAGATCGCCGTGATCGCCACCGAATCCGGCGTCGATACGGCCGTCGCCGGGCGGCTGGTCGGCTGCGCGGGCATGATCCGCCAGGCCGACGAGGCCTTCCACTTCGAGCCGCCCTCCACCCGGGTGCTGGTCACCGCCGCCCGCATGATCGCCGCGGGCGCCGACGAGCTCGCCGCCGTGCAGGCCGCGGTGCTCGCGCCGCTCTCCGGTGACGGCGCGCTCTCCGACGGCCTGCGCGAGATCGCCGCCGCCGCCCTGCTTCCCCATCCCGCTACCGAGAGGACGGCACCGTGA
- a CDS encoding DUF6069 family protein, whose translation MTDPSYNYGRQDPQGREYPRTQAYPQQQQGYAGQPGYEYQADDYREAERPRQQQQRREPKINLGRLWAGAVGTAAVVALVIVVLIMLIRGILKIAVLSPEGAGAYGTVSTTSYAVAGAAAAIAAAGLLNLLLALMPSPMQFFYWITGLLTALATLVPFTLVAGVDAKIATAAINLIAGLCIISLLGGVGASAIIRRPQQQY comes from the coding sequence ATGACGGATCCGTCGTACAACTACGGTCGCCAGGACCCGCAGGGCCGCGAGTACCCGCGCACCCAGGCATACCCCCAGCAGCAGCAGGGGTATGCCGGGCAGCCCGGGTACGAGTACCAGGCGGACGACTACCGCGAAGCCGAGCGGCCCCGGCAGCAACAGCAGCGGCGCGAGCCGAAGATCAACCTCGGGAGACTGTGGGCGGGTGCCGTCGGCACGGCCGCGGTGGTCGCGCTGGTGATCGTGGTGCTGATCATGCTGATCCGCGGCATCCTGAAGATCGCCGTGCTCTCGCCGGAGGGCGCGGGCGCCTACGGGACGGTGTCGACCACCTCCTACGCCGTGGCAGGCGCCGCCGCCGCGATCGCCGCCGCCGGTCTGCTGAACCTGCTGCTCGCGCTCATGCCGAGCCCGATGCAGTTCTTCTACTGGATCACCGGGCTGCTCACCGCACTCGCGACGCTGGTGCCGTTCACCCTGGTCGCCGGGGTGGACGCGAAGATCGCGACGGCCGCGATCAACCTGATCGCCGGGCTCTGCATCATCTCGCTGCTCGGCGGTGTCGGCGCGAGCGCGATCATCCGGCGGCCCCAGCAGCAGTACTGA
- a CDS encoding ABC transporter ATP-binding protein has protein sequence MADLRGALVVDALTKSFPLPGGRPPRNVLAGVSFTARHGEFVSVIGPSGCGKSTVFAMLAGLDTPDSGSVHFGSHDGEPAGSHCAYMPQKDLLFPWRTVLDNTTLGLLVRGVPRTEARRRARELFPVFGLSGFEDARPAQLSGGMRQRAALLRTVVQERDLLLLDEPFGALDSLTRTEMQSWLQGVWQRYRWTVLMITHDIREAVYLSDRVVVLSPRPATVRREVRVDLPRPRDLSMLAAPEFVALEQELLDVLHGG, from the coding sequence ATGGCTGACTTGCGCGGCGCGCTCGTCGTCGACGCGCTCACCAAGTCCTTCCCGCTACCCGGCGGCCGGCCGCCCCGGAACGTGCTGGCCGGGGTGTCGTTCACCGCGCGGCACGGCGAGTTCGTCTCCGTCATCGGCCCGAGCGGCTGCGGCAAGAGCACCGTCTTCGCCATGCTCGCCGGGCTGGACACCCCGGACTCCGGCAGTGTGCACTTCGGCAGCCACGACGGCGAACCCGCCGGTTCGCACTGCGCCTACATGCCGCAGAAGGACCTGCTCTTCCCGTGGCGCACCGTGCTCGACAACACCACCCTCGGGCTGCTGGTCCGCGGCGTGCCGCGGACGGAGGCCAGGCGCCGGGCCCGCGAGCTGTTCCCCGTCTTCGGGCTCTCCGGCTTCGAGGACGCCCGCCCCGCCCAGCTCTCCGGCGGAATGCGGCAGCGGGCGGCGCTGCTGCGCACGGTGGTCCAGGAACGCGACCTGCTGCTGCTGGACGAACCCTTCGGCGCCCTCGATTCGCTGACCCGCACCGAGATGCAGTCCTGGCTGCAGGGGGTCTGGCAGCGATACCGGTGGACGGTGCTGATGATCACCCACGACATCCGCGAGGCGGTCTACCTCTCGGACCGCGTCGTCGTGCTCTCGCCGCGCCCGGCCACCGTGCGCCGCGAGGTCCGCGTCGACCTCCCGCGCCCGCGGGACCTGTCGATGCTGGCGGCGCCCGAGTTCGTCGCTCTCGAACAGGAACTGCTCGACGTACTGCACGGTGGCTGA
- a CDS encoding ABC transporter permease, whose amino-acid sequence MTTSPPLDISGAAKPSDSPRGVVVRRLLPAVVTVAVLVALWQGYVEVSGIRPQLLPSPLRVGQQGWAHRGEIATHAAATLQVTLVGFAVSLTLAWALAVLVDFSPWLRRAFVPLFVASQTLPIIAIAPLMVIWFGFGLLPKVLVVALVTFFPMAIGLIEGFAAADRDAGALLRSMGAARGQVFRYVRLPSALPRFFTALRIGVTYAVVGAVFAEYVGAKEGLGIYMSLQKNSFRTDLVLAAVLVTAVLSITLYLLTFAIERVVAPWARGGQERHG is encoded by the coding sequence ATGACTACCTCACCCCCGCTTGACATCTCGGGCGCCGCGAAGCCGTCGGACAGCCCGCGCGGGGTGGTAGTCCGGCGGTTGCTGCCCGCGGTCGTCACGGTCGCGGTGCTGGTGGCGCTCTGGCAGGGCTACGTCGAGGTCAGCGGGATCCGCCCGCAGTTGCTCCCGTCCCCGCTGCGGGTCGGGCAGCAGGGCTGGGCGCATCGCGGCGAGATAGCGACCCACGCGGCGGCCACGCTCCAGGTGACCCTGGTCGGTTTCGCGGTCTCGCTGACCCTGGCCTGGGCACTGGCCGTGCTGGTGGATTTCTCGCCGTGGCTGCGCCGGGCGTTCGTCCCGCTGTTCGTCGCCTCGCAGACCCTGCCGATCATCGCGATCGCGCCGCTGATGGTGATCTGGTTCGGTTTCGGGCTGCTGCCGAAGGTGCTCGTGGTCGCGCTGGTCACCTTCTTCCCGATGGCGATCGGGTTGATCGAGGGCTTCGCGGCGGCCGATCGGGACGCGGGTGCGCTGCTGCGCAGCATGGGGGCCGCCCGCGGTCAGGTGTTCCGCTATGTCCGGCTGCCGTCGGCGCTGCCCCGGTTCTTCACGGCGCTGCGGATCGGGGTCACCTACGCGGTCGTCGGCGCGGTCTTCGCGGAGTACGTCGGCGCGAAGGAGGGGCTCGGCATCTACATGAGCCTGCAGAAGAACTCCTTCCGCACCGACCTGGTGCTGGCCGCGGTGCTGGTCACCGCCGTGCTCAGCATCACGCTCTACCTGCTGACCTTCGCGATCGAACGGGTCGTCGCCCCGTGGGCGCGCGGCGGACAGGAGCGACATGGCTGA
- a CDS encoding ABC transporter substrate-binding protein yields MSGRLRRALACAVAAVAALSALTACASADQGQTIRFALDWTPNTNHTGLYVALQRGYFADAGLDVEVLPYNNTAVGTVVDAGNAEFGISTQGQSTFARASGAHTVSVLAPLRHWATGIGVRADRADITTPRDLDGKTYAGFGEPGEVEVLQQVIRNDGGTGDFTAVTLGTSAYEAVYSGQADFTVSYLAWEGIEAEHHGTPMKYLRYTDFGFPDSYAILIDGNQDWLTANPERAAKFVQALQRGYQAAADDPDAAARDLIAANPGAFNDESLVFESQRMLASRFMKGADGRVGAQALDQWAANSGFLYRKGLLAGPDGAPLTAEPDWSRYFTNDYLTPA; encoded by the coding sequence ATGAGCGGCCGCCTGCGCCGCGCCCTCGCCTGCGCCGTCGCCGCGGTGGCCGCGCTCTCGGCGCTCACCGCCTGCGCGAGCGCCGACCAGGGGCAGACCATCCGCTTCGCCCTCGACTGGACGCCGAACACCAACCACACCGGGCTGTACGTCGCGCTGCAGCGCGGCTACTTCGCCGACGCCGGGCTCGACGTCGAGGTGCTGCCGTACAACAACACCGCCGTCGGCACCGTCGTCGACGCCGGAAACGCCGAGTTCGGGATCAGCACCCAGGGGCAGTCGACCTTCGCGCGGGCATCCGGCGCGCACACCGTCTCGGTCCTCGCGCCGCTGCGGCACTGGGCGACGGGGATCGGGGTGCGGGCCGATCGCGCCGACATCACCACCCCGCGTGACCTCGACGGCAAGACCTACGCCGGTTTCGGCGAACCCGGCGAGGTGGAGGTCCTGCAGCAGGTGATCCGCAACGACGGCGGCACCGGCGACTTCACCGCGGTCACCCTCGGCACCTCGGCCTACGAGGCGGTCTACTCCGGACAGGCCGACTTCACCGTCTCCTACCTGGCCTGGGAGGGGATCGAGGCCGAACACCACGGCACCCCGATGAAGTACCTCCGGTACACCGATTTCGGCTTCCCCGACTCCTACGCCATCCTGATCGACGGCAACCAGGACTGGCTGACGGCGAACCCGGAGCGCGCGGCGAAGTTCGTGCAGGCCCTGCAGCGCGGGTACCAGGCCGCCGCCGACGACCCGGACGCCGCCGCCCGCGACCTCATCGCCGCCAACCCCGGTGCCTTCAACGACGAGAGCCTGGTCTTCGAGAGCCAGCGGATGCTCGCGAGCCGGTTCATGAAGGGCGCCGACGGCCGGGTCGGCGCGCAGGCACTCGACCAGTGGGCCGCGAACTCCGGTTTCCTGTACCGGAAGGGGCTGCTGGCGGGCCCCGACGGCGCGCCGCTGACCGCGGAGCCGGACTGGTCGCGGTACTTCACCAATGACTACCTCACCCCCGCTTGA
- a CDS encoding TenA family protein, with protein sequence MRAQPSETARFTDHLWDRTKGLRGAIDELEFLRRLGDGTLPLEVFRTYVEQDSLYLAGYSKTLSLLAAKSPDPETARFWAQSAGSAVAVETALHQDLLTGGRIPERTGEPEHSTACLAYVSFLIATATTESYAVGAAAALPCFWIYAEVGRDLAATASEVLAADPEHPYAQWVSTYGAAEFQESAATARSLVDAAAATAGAKDLSAMETAFVIATRYELMFWDTALHPQPWPAG encoded by the coding sequence TTGCGCGCGCAACCATCCGAGACCGCACGTTTCACCGACCACCTGTGGGATCGGACGAAAGGACTGCGCGGCGCCATCGATGAGCTCGAATTCCTGCGCCGCCTCGGCGACGGCACGCTGCCGCTCGAGGTCTTCCGCACCTACGTGGAGCAGGATTCGCTGTATCTGGCCGGCTACTCGAAGACGCTGTCCCTGCTCGCGGCGAAATCGCCGGACCCGGAGACCGCGCGGTTCTGGGCGCAGTCCGCCGGGTCCGCGGTAGCGGTCGAGACCGCGCTGCACCAGGATCTGCTCACCGGTGGGCGCATCCCGGAGCGGACCGGCGAGCCGGAGCACTCGACGGCCTGCCTGGCCTACGTCTCCTTTCTGATCGCGACCGCCACCACCGAGTCCTACGCGGTCGGCGCGGCGGCGGCGCTGCCGTGCTTCTGGATCTACGCCGAGGTGGGCCGCGACCTGGCCGCGACGGCGTCCGAGGTGCTCGCGGCCGACCCCGAGCACCCCTACGCGCAGTGGGTCTCCACCTACGGCGCGGCGGAGTTCCAGGAGTCCGCCGCCACGGCCAGGTCACTGGTCGACGCGGCCGCCGCGACCGCGGGCGCGAAAGACCTGTCGGCGATGGAGACGGCCTTCGTCATCGCCACCCGCTACGAACTGATGTTCTGGGACACCGCCCTGCACCCGCAGCCCTGGCCCGCCGGATGA
- a CDS encoding maleylpyruvate isomerase N-terminal domain-containing protein gives MTSRRPGGPVNMIHADRAAGPEGLLRVLAACGALLAAMVRVTPPDVRAHHVYGVSDAEGFAAMGLVETLVHTHDLARGLDLPWTPPAELCARALHRLFPDVTVADPWPTLLWATGRAELPDRARRTDWRWYGSPPES, from the coding sequence ATGACGAGCAGGCGGCCGGGCGGGCCGGTGAACATGATCCACGCCGACCGCGCCGCCGGGCCGGAGGGGCTGCTGCGGGTGCTGGCGGCTTGCGGTGCGCTGCTCGCGGCCATGGTCCGGGTGACGCCACCGGACGTGCGCGCCCACCACGTCTACGGCGTCTCGGATGCCGAGGGCTTCGCCGCGATGGGCCTCGTGGAGACCCTCGTGCACACCCACGACCTGGCTCGGGGCCTCGACCTGCCGTGGACGCCGCCCGCCGAGCTGTGCGCGCGGGCACTGCACCGCCTGTTCCCGGACGTCACCGTCGCCGACCCCTGGCCGACCCTGCTCTGGGCCACCGGCCGCGCCGAACTCCCCGACCGCGCGCGCCGCACCGACTGGCGCTGGTACGGATCACCCCCGGAGTCTTGA
- the rnhA gene encoding ribonuclease HI, with protein sequence MEVEIYTDGACAPNPGPGGWGAVLRYGAHERELYGSDPGPTTNNRMELMAPIRALEALTRRSTVRVYTDSTYVRNGILSWIPKWKANGWLTQKREPVKNADLWQRLSDACSGHEVAWEWVKGHAGHPENERADKLAVRGAREAGGAARQPGG encoded by the coding sequence GTGGAAGTCGAGATCTATACCGACGGCGCCTGCGCCCCGAACCCGGGCCCCGGCGGCTGGGGCGCGGTCCTGCGCTACGGCGCGCACGAGCGCGAGCTCTATGGCAGCGATCCCGGCCCCACCACGAACAACCGGATGGAGCTCATGGCCCCGATCCGCGCCCTGGAGGCGCTGACCAGGCGCTCGACCGTCCGCGTCTACACCGACAGCACGTACGTCCGCAACGGCATCCTGTCCTGGATCCCGAAGTGGAAGGCGAACGGCTGGCTCACCCAGAAGCGGGAGCCGGTCAAGAACGCCGACCTGTGGCAGCGGCTCTCCGACGCGTGCTCGGGTCACGAGGTGGCCTGGGAGTGGGTGAAGGGCCACGCCGGGCACCCGGAGAACGAGCGCGCCGACAAGCTCGCCGTGCGCGGCGCCCGCGAGGCAGGCGGCGCCGCCCGTCAGCCCGGCGGGTAG
- a CDS encoding maleylpyruvate isomerase family mycothiol-dependent enzyme — translation MPAPANRAVLWAMIHAERRALADDLAELSAEQWAARSLCSEWTVEEVVAHLTAAASTGRMRWIRSMAGARFDPAVHNARLLARHRGADPAATLARFRAVTDSTTAASGHTPAWLGEIVVHAQDIRQPLGLPARPGLEACTEVARFFASRNFAVNSKDAVAGLRLEATDGPFTAGEGALLTGPTLALVMVMAGRTAYRAELTGPGVAELRERR, via the coding sequence ATGCCCGCCCCCGCGAACAGAGCGGTCCTCTGGGCCATGATCCACGCCGAGCGCCGCGCGCTCGCCGACGACCTGGCCGAGCTGAGCGCGGAGCAGTGGGCGGCGCGCTCGCTGTGCTCGGAGTGGACGGTCGAGGAGGTGGTCGCGCACCTCACCGCCGCCGCGAGCACCGGGCGGATGCGCTGGATCCGCAGCATGGCGGGCGCCCGCTTCGACCCCGCCGTGCACAACGCCCGGCTCCTCGCCCGACACCGGGGCGCCGACCCCGCCGCCACCCTGGCACGATTCCGCGCGGTAACGGACAGCACCACGGCGGCCAGCGGCCACACCCCGGCCTGGCTCGGCGAGATCGTGGTGCACGCCCAGGACATCCGGCAACCACTCGGCCTGCCCGCCCGGCCCGGGCTGGAGGCCTGCACCGAGGTGGCACGCTTCTTCGCGTCCCGCAATTTCGCGGTGAACAGCAAGGACGCGGTGGCGGGGCTGCGGCTCGAGGCCACCGATGGGCCGTTCACCGCGGGGGAAGGCGCACTCCTGACCGGGCCCACGCTCGCCCTCGTCATGGTGATGGCGGGCCGCACCGCCTACCGCGCGGAACTCACCGGCCCCGGGGTGGCGGAACTGCGCGAACGCCGGTAA
- a CDS encoding class I SAM-dependent methyltransferase: MHDDAIADNRANWDDRADVHARSELYDVAGFLADPARISSVVRNDLSVLREHLPPSGIRGRSLLHLQCHIGIDTISWSRAGAVDVHGLDFSPNSLRHAARIAAADGRAITWVRGDARFASDRIQRRFDTVVTSTGTIVWLPELTSWAESVRALLNPGGVFLIRDDHPILGALDFQPWRISGDYLPGGGTRTYADSGTYTEDSEGTIAHARKHEWRHSLAEVIGALLAAGLRIDAVAELPYMDWRPFPELVACAQGWALPPGAPRIPLNFAVVARQAA; encoded by the coding sequence GTGCACGACGACGCCATCGCCGACAACCGGGCGAACTGGGACGACCGAGCCGACGTCCACGCCCGATCCGAGCTCTACGACGTGGCGGGGTTCCTCGCCGACCCGGCCCGCATCTCGTCGGTCGTCCGCAACGACCTGTCGGTCCTCCGAGAGCACCTGCCGCCCTCCGGCATTCGCGGCCGCTCCCTGCTACACCTGCAGTGCCACATCGGAATCGACACGATCTCCTGGTCCCGCGCGGGCGCCGTCGACGTGCACGGCCTCGACTTCTCGCCCAACTCGCTGCGCCACGCCGCCCGCATCGCCGCCGCAGACGGCCGGGCGATCACCTGGGTGCGGGGCGATGCCCGCTTCGCCTCCGACCGAATTCAGCGGCGCTTCGACACCGTCGTCACGAGCACCGGGACCATCGTCTGGCTGCCCGAGCTGACCAGCTGGGCGGAATCCGTTCGCGCCCTGCTGAACCCGGGCGGGGTGTTCCTGATCCGCGACGACCATCCGATCCTCGGCGCACTGGACTTCCAGCCGTGGCGGATCAGCGGGGACTACCTCCCCGGCGGCGGCACGCGGACCTACGCGGACTCGGGCACCTACACCGAGGACTCGGAGGGCACGATCGCGCACGCCAGGAAACACGAGTGGCGGCACAGCCTCGCCGAGGTGATCGGCGCACTGCTCGCGGCCGGGCTGCGCATCGACGCGGTCGCCGAACTGCCGTACATGGACTGGCGCCCGTTCCCCGAACTCGTCGCCTGCGCGCAGGGCTGGGCCCTGCCGCCCGGCGCGCCGCGCATCCCCCTCAACTTCGCCGTCGTCGCCCGACAGGCCGCGTGA
- a CDS encoding ABC transporter substrate-binding protein, with product MGSKTGRIAAAALAVACVFSVVSCSDDSSSDAGGTSIAPGNEASGAPIKIGLFNPSKGPATQPGVTTGKNAAVEYINKQIGGINGRPIEVIDCGVDNTSPESTISCANQFVQAGVVATIDGYNAESLAATPILTSAGIPLIGQIPFNTATAASTENRLYFGPHPAGFLVGFLQSLKQAGKNSLTLVNADLPQAHQVFDQLLAPLAKQLAMDVKSAYYPPASPNFTALASTIADGSPAAGGLMTAPNDNTCNKLAQALKSVNYSGTVFLAACTEYVDLLGAQAVGSQSYSPVWLPPAIDSAPEPAKTNLRTAEKFIDNAGGTAGFYAYGTFATLVDFAQALTAKAPAEFTGPAVLAALRGLTDYQSFLGPKLNCTKPSTPTCTSEMLLFEVTADKKQAPVGGGYITPNPQVMALIPGAA from the coding sequence ATGGGTAGCAAGACCGGTCGAATCGCCGCCGCGGCACTGGCTGTGGCGTGTGTGTTCTCCGTCGTCTCGTGTAGCGACGACAGCAGTTCCGACGCGGGGGGCACCTCCATCGCGCCGGGTAACGAGGCGAGTGGGGCGCCGATCAAGATCGGCCTGTTCAATCCGTCGAAGGGCCCGGCCACCCAGCCGGGCGTGACGACCGGCAAGAACGCCGCGGTCGAGTACATCAACAAGCAGATCGGCGGCATCAACGGCCGGCCGATCGAGGTGATCGACTGCGGTGTCGACAACACCTCGCCGGAGTCGACGATCTCCTGCGCGAACCAGTTCGTGCAGGCCGGTGTGGTCGCCACGATCGACGGCTACAACGCCGAATCCCTGGCCGCCACGCCGATTCTCACCTCGGCCGGCATCCCGCTGATCGGTCAGATCCCGTTCAACACCGCGACCGCCGCCTCCACCGAGAACCGCCTGTACTTCGGGCCGCACCCGGCAGGCTTCCTGGTCGGCTTCCTGCAGTCGCTGAAGCAGGCGGGCAAGAACTCGCTGACCCTGGTGAACGCCGATCTGCCGCAGGCACATCAGGTGTTCGACCAGCTGCTCGCGCCGCTGGCCAAGCAGCTCGCCATGGACGTCAAGAGCGCCTACTACCCGCCCGCGTCGCCGAACTTCACCGCGCTGGCCTCCACCATCGCCGACGGCAGCCCCGCCGCGGGCGGGCTGATGACCGCCCCGAACGACAACACCTGCAACAAGCTCGCGCAGGCGCTGAAGTCGGTGAACTACAGCGGAACCGTCTTCCTCGCGGCGTGCACGGAGTACGTCGACCTGCTCGGCGCACAGGCCGTCGGTTCGCAGTCGTACTCGCCGGTCTGGCTGCCGCCCGCCATCGACTCCGCCCCCGAACCCGCGAAGACCAACCTGCGGACCGCGGAGAAGTTCATCGACAACGCCGGTGGCACCGCGGGCTTCTACGCCTACGGCACCTTCGCCACCCTGGTCGACTTCGCGCAGGCGCTCACCGCCAAGGCGCCGGCCGAGTTCACCGGCCCGGCCGTCCTGGCCGCGCTCCGCGGCCTCACCGACTACCAGAGCTTCCTCGGCCCGAAGCTGAACTGCACCAAGCCGAGCACCCCGACCTGCACCAGCGAGATGCTGCTGTTCGAGGTGACCGCCGACAAGAAGCAGGCCCCGGTGGGCGGCGGCTACATCACACCGAACCCCCAGGTCATGGCGTTGATCCCGGGCGCCGCGTAG